In a single window of the Gammaproteobacteria bacterium genome:
- a CDS encoding P-II family nitrogen regulator, with amino-acid sequence MKMVSAIIKPFKLDDVREALSDIGVQGITVTEVKGFG; translated from the coding sequence ATGAAAATGGTTTCGGCGATCATCAAGCCTTTCAAGCTCGACGATGTGCGCGAGGCGCTGTCGGACATCGGCGTGCAGGGCATCACTGTCACCGAGGTCAAGGGCTTCGG
- a CDS encoding accessory factor UbiK family protein, which translates to MQLDPKILDDLVRRLYESVPPGMREAQADLEANFRGVVQGVLGKLDLVTREEFDVQQGVLERTREKLETINQRLEELETTLKK; encoded by the coding sequence ATGCAGCTCGATCCGAAAATCCTGGATGACCTGGTGCGCCGCCTGTATGAATCCGTGCCGCCCGGCATGCGCGAGGCGCAGGCTGATCTCGAAGCCAATTTCCGCGGCGTGGTGCAGGGCGTGCTCGGCAAGCTGGACCTGGTGACCCGCGAGGAATTCGATGTCCAGCAGGGTGTGCTGGAGCGTACCCGCGAAAAGCTCGAGACGATCAACCAGCGGCTCGAAGAACTCGAGACCACTTTGAAGAAGTAA